A genomic segment from Roseofilum casamattae BLCC-M143 encodes:
- a CDS encoding ATP-binding protein, with protein sequence MQQTIDKINSISLRQILIIPFVVQIFATVSLVGYLSFRSGRKAVEDIANQLIDETGDRIEQKLDVYLATANLVNQINRDLIYADNLDITDPDRLGRHFLQQLQQFETVDYIYFANERGGIVSVGRDATYGFNFSITDDFVSGDFKRYALDLDGNRQDLINTRPDFDPRQRGWYKSAAPLQTPVWSEVYPGTLEASLGISAARSVYDDRATLKGVLGIDLLLMQISEFLQNLQVSQSGQIYIIEPSGLMVATSNEESLFATDTNAEESARLNAADSPNQVVAESARVLLSRFGQFSQIAEDARMILNINGERYFVKVIPFHDEGGLDWLVTIAVPESDFLTEINANIRTTILLCTGALVLAVAIGIVTARWVVQPLLHLNQSARELARGQWEKRVITQRRDEVGELTNAFNQMAGQLKESFTTLEQRVSERTAELAVAKEKAEVANQAKSTFIANMSHELRSPLNAILGFAQIMTRSQTLPSEHQEKVSIINRSGEHLLTLINNVLDLSKIEAGRITLNEKNFDLHRLLDDLHDMFQLKANDKGLQLLLEPAENLPRYIRTDEVKLRQILINLINNALKFTEQGGISLRATHPSPVTNNQQLITLYFEVEDTGMGIAPEELDKLFEAFTQTASGKQAQEGTGLGLSISRKFAQLMGGEMRATSRVGEGAVFSFEIQCQPVEATEVEALNPQRQIIALQPGQPRYRLLIVDDKPVNRQILIHLLNPLGFELKEAGNGREAVEIWEQWEPHLIWMDMKMPVMDGFEATKTIKATTKGQATVVVALTASVLEEEKAVVLSAGCDDFLRKPFRDEQIFTALERHLGVRYIYEKSVPSSKNKVREKEILTAENLQTLSPELQRQLRQAVSSSSKPEIAAVVAAIAEKNPALSEAIATCLHNFEYEKLLHLIPET encoded by the coding sequence ATGCAGCAAACAATCGACAAAATCAATAGTATTTCATTGCGGCAAATTTTAATTATTCCATTTGTCGTACAAATTTTTGCCACGGTATCTTTAGTTGGGTATCTTTCCTTTAGAAGCGGAAGAAAGGCAGTCGAAGACATTGCCAATCAACTGATTGATGAAACCGGCGATCGCATCGAACAAAAGTTGGATGTCTATCTCGCAACCGCCAATCTGGTCAATCAAATCAATCGCGATTTAATCTATGCTGACAATCTAGATATCACCGATCCCGATCGCTTGGGCCGGCATTTTTTACAGCAATTACAGCAATTCGAGACCGTCGATTATATCTATTTTGCCAACGAACGCGGCGGCATTGTCTCCGTCGGACGCGATGCAACTTATGGCTTTAATTTCTCCATTACCGATGACTTTGTTAGCGGTGATTTTAAACGGTATGCTCTCGATCTCGACGGAAATCGTCAAGACCTCATTAATACCAGACCGGATTTCGATCCCCGTCAGCGAGGTTGGTATAAATCGGCAGCCCCCCTGCAAACTCCCGTTTGGAGTGAAGTCTATCCCGGTACGTTGGAAGCCTCTCTCGGCATTAGTGCCGCTCGTTCCGTTTATGACGATCGCGCAACCTTAAAAGGGGTTTTGGGAATCGACTTGCTCTTAATGCAAATCTCTGAATTCTTGCAAAATTTACAAGTGAGTCAGTCGGGACAGATTTATATTATCGAGCCATCGGGGTTAATGGTTGCTACTTCTAATGAAGAGAGTTTATTCGCAACCGATACTAATGCAGAAGAATCAGCGCGACTCAATGCCGCAGATAGTCCCAATCAGGTCGTCGCAGAGAGCGCTCGAGTCCTTCTCTCTCGCTTTGGCCAATTCTCCCAAATTGCCGAAGATGCCCGCATGATTCTCAATATTAATGGCGAGAGATATTTTGTGAAAGTCATTCCGTTTCACGATGAAGGCGGTTTGGATTGGCTCGTCACTATCGCCGTCCCGGAATCCGACTTTCTCACAGAAATTAACGCCAATATCCGGACGACAATTCTGCTCTGCACGGGCGCCTTGGTTTTGGCGGTCGCGATCGGTATTGTCACTGCCCGTTGGGTCGTACAACCATTGCTCCATCTCAACCAATCTGCCCGAGAACTCGCTCGCGGTCAATGGGAAAAACGAGTCATCACCCAACGACGAGATGAGGTAGGCGAATTGACCAACGCATTCAATCAAATGGCCGGTCAACTCAAAGAATCCTTTACAACCCTAGAACAACGAGTGTCCGAACGCACGGCCGAACTAGCCGTTGCGAAAGAAAAAGCAGAAGTGGCAAACCAAGCCAAAAGTACGTTTATCGCCAACATGAGCCACGAACTGCGATCGCCCCTCAATGCGATCTTGGGATTTGCTCAAATTATGACTCGCTCTCAAACCCTGCCCTCAGAACACCAAGAAAAAGTCAGTATTATCAACCGCAGTGGGGAGCATCTTTTAACCCTGATTAATAACGTCCTCGACCTTTCCAAAATCGAAGCCGGGCGCATTACCCTAAACGAGAAAAATTTCGACCTACATCGCCTGCTCGACGACCTTCACGATATGTTCCAACTCAAAGCCAATGACAAAGGCTTGCAGTTGCTCCTAGAACCCGCCGAAAATCTCCCCCGTTACATTCGCACCGATGAAGTCAAACTGCGCCAAATTCTGATTAATTTAATTAACAATGCCCTGAAATTTACCGAACAAGGAGGTATTTCCCTCAGAGCCACCCACCCGTCACCCGTCACCAATAACCAACAACTAATAACCCTATATTTTGAAGTCGAAGATACGGGGATGGGAATTGCCCCCGAAGAACTCGACAAGCTCTTTGAAGCCTTTACCCAAACCGCAAGCGGCAAACAAGCCCAAGAAGGAACGGGGTTGGGACTTTCCATCAGTCGTAAATTTGCCCAGTTGATGGGGGGAGAAATGCGAGCAACCTCTCGCGTCGGAGAAGGAGCGGTCTTTAGTTTTGAGATTCAATGCCAACCAGTGGAAGCGACGGAAGTGGAAGCATTGAACCCCCAACGCCAAATTATCGCCCTGCAACCGGGTCAACCTCGCTATCGCCTGCTCATCGTCGATGATAAACCCGTCAATCGCCAGATTTTAATCCATTTGCTCAATCCTTTAGGCTTCGAGTTAAAAGAAGCTGGGAATGGTCGGGAAGCCGTGGAAATATGGGAGCAATGGGAACCCCATTTGATTTGGATGGATATGAAGATGCCGGTGATGGATGGATTTGAGGCAACCAAAACGATTAAAGCCACGACGAAAGGACAGGCGACGGTAGTCGTGGCTTTAACTGCTAGCGTATTGGAGGAAGAGAAGGCAGTGGTGTTATCGGCTGGATGCGATGATTTCCTGCGCAAACCTTTCCGAGACGAGCAAATCTTTACAGCTCTCGAACGCCATTTAGGGGTTCGTTATATCTATGAAAAGAGCGTACCGTCCTCTAAGAACAAAGTCCGAGAAAAGGAAATACTAACCGCAGAAAATCTACAAACCCTTTCCCCAGAACTGCAACGGCAACTGCGTCAGGCGGTGAGTAGTTCCAGCAAGCCAGAGATCGCAGCAGTTGTTGCGGCGATCGCAGAGAAAAATCCGGCACTGTCGGAGGCGATCGCTACTTGTTTGCATAACTTTGAATATGAAAAACTTTTACACTTAATTCCCGAAACATAA
- a CDS encoding ATP-binding protein, with translation MNDRDRWLFDDEQYAIPLTKWQKTIDVMAKIFQAPAGFIVQHTNQGYQVVIASQQDSNPYPAAGGVIPLNCNIFCRKIVQTGQKLYVKNAKADPYWDDNPEVAQDGFMSYYGLPVNWPDNTPFGTICVMDFKETDYQQDYLDLMEELRNLIEYDLQLSEQYHTTVQLAANLEKANYELMEATKLADIANQAKSAFIANMSHELRTPLNAILGFTQIMTRSQTLPPEHQEKVSIINRSGEHLLTLINNVLDLSKIEAGRITLNEKNFDLHCLLDDLHDMFQLKANDKGLQLLLELAENLPRYIRTDEVKLRQILINLINNALKFTEQGGISLRAIHQSPVTSDRPTTIHFEVEDTGAGIAPEELDRLFEAFTQTTSGKQAQEGTGLGLSISRKFAQLMGGEIRATSRVGEGTIFSFEIQCQPVEATEVEALKPQHQIIALQPDQPCYRLLIVDDKPVNRQILIQLLGPLGFELKEAGNGKEALEIWEQWEPHLIWMDMKMPVMDGFEATKTIKATTKGQATVVLALTASVLEEEKAVVLSAGCDDFLRKPFRDEQIFKALEKHLEVRYIYEDSVPSSKNSAPEKDVLTAENVQALSSEIQLQLHQAVISASEAAITAVVTAIAEKNPALSEAIANCFHNFEYDKISILLPEREDFPSF, from the coding sequence ATGAACGATCGCGATCGGTGGCTTTTCGATGACGAACAATACGCAATTCCACTCACAAAATGGCAAAAGACTATTGATGTGATGGCTAAAATTTTTCAAGCACCTGCGGGTTTTATCGTACAACATACGAACCAAGGATATCAGGTTGTCATTGCCAGTCAGCAAGACTCCAATCCCTATCCGGCGGCAGGAGGGGTTATTCCGCTCAACTGTAATATCTTCTGTCGAAAAATCGTACAAACGGGTCAAAAGCTCTACGTGAAAAATGCCAAAGCCGATCCCTATTGGGATGATAATCCTGAAGTCGCGCAAGATGGCTTTATGTCTTATTATGGCTTACCCGTAAACTGGCCTGACAATACACCCTTTGGAACAATTTGCGTGATGGATTTCAAAGAGACGGATTACCAGCAAGACTATTTAGATTTAATGGAAGAACTGCGCAATCTTATTGAATACGATCTCCAACTTTCCGAACAATATCACACCACAGTCCAACTTGCAGCTAATTTGGAAAAAGCCAATTATGAATTGATGGAAGCGACAAAACTGGCCGATATTGCCAACCAAGCCAAGAGTGCGTTTATCGCCAACATGAGTCACGAATTGCGAACGCCTCTCAATGCGATCTTGGGATTTACTCAGATCATGACTCGCTCTCAAACCCTACCCCCAGAACACCAAGAAAAAGTCAGTATTATCAACCGCAGTGGGGAGCATCTTTTGACCCTGATTAATAATGTCCTCGACCTTTCCAAAATTGAAGCCGGGCGCATTACCCTAAACGAGAAAAACTTCGACCTGCATTGCCTGCTCGACGACCTTCACGATATGTTCCAACTCAAAGCCAATGACAAAGGCTTGCAGTTGCTCTTAGAACTTGCCGAAAATCTCCCCCGTTATATTCGCACCGATGAAGTCAAACTGCGCCAAATTCTGATTAATTTAATTAACAATGCCCTGAAATTTACCGAACAAGGAGGTATTTCCCTCAGAGCCATCCACCAATCACCAGTCACGAGCGATCGCCCAACGACAATACATTTTGAAGTCGAAGACACTGGAGCGGGAATTGCCCCCGAAGAACTCGATCGGCTCTTTGAAGCCTTTACTCAAACCACAAGCGGCAAACAAGCTCAAGAAGGAACGGGGTTGGGACTCTCTATCAGTCGTAAATTTGCCCAGTTGATGGGGGGAGAAATACGAGCAACCTCTCGCGTTGGAGAAGGAACGATCTTTAGCTTTGAGATTCAATGTCAACCAGTGGAAGCAACGGAAGTGGAAGCATTGAAGCCCCAACACCAAATTATCGCCCTGCAACCGGATCAACCTTGCTATCGCCTTCTCATCGTCGATGATAAACCCGTCAATCGCCAGATTTTAATTCAATTGCTCGGGCCTTTGGGCTTCGAGTTAAAAGAAGCCGGAAACGGTAAGGAAGCCCTGGAAATATGGGAGCAATGGGAACCCCATCTGATTTGGATGGATATGAAGATGCCGGTAATGGATGGATTTGAGGCAACCAAAACGATTAAAGCCACGACGAAAGGACAGGCGACGGTAGTCCTGGCTTTAACTGCTAGCGTATTGGAGGAAGAGAAGGCAGTGGTGTTATCGGCTGGATGCGATGATTTCTTGCGCAAACCTTTCCGAGACGAGCAAATTTTTAAAGCCCTAGAAAAACATCTAGAGGTGCGTTATATCTATGAAGATAGCGTTCCTTCCTCTAAGAACTCGGCTCCAGAAAAAGACGTGCTGACCGCAGAAAACGTGCAAGCTCTCTCCTCAGAAATACAGCTGCAATTGCATCAGGCAGTCATTAGTGCTAGCGAGGCAGCAATTACGGCAGTTGTTACGGCAATTGCAGAGAAAAATCCAGCTTTATCGGAAGCGATCGCTAATTGTTTCCATAACTTTGAATACGATAAAATTTCGATTTTACTTCCCGAAAGAGAAGATTTTCCTTCATTCTAA